The Candidatus Amarolinea dominans genome contains a region encoding:
- a CDS encoding amino acid ABC transporter ATP-binding protein, giving the protein MIEVRHAQKYFGRVHALNDVSLTVRPREVVIIIGPSGSGKSTLLRSINHLETLTSGEIYIDKMLVTDPKVNINTVRAEVGMVFQQFNLFPHMTALENISLAQRVVRQRSQTEAEKVARDLLDKVGIPEKADSYPSQLSGGQQQRVAIARALAMNPKIMLFDEPTSALDPEMITEVLDVMQDLARDGMTMLVVSHEMGFARAAATRILFMDAGQLLEDTTPELLYSNPQHERTKQFLSKILH; this is encoded by the coding sequence ATCATCGAAGTGCGTCATGCACAAAAATACTTTGGCCGGGTACACGCCCTGAACGACGTCAGCCTGACGGTGCGGCCGCGCGAGGTTGTCATCATCATCGGGCCAAGCGGGTCGGGCAAATCCACCCTGCTGCGCAGCATCAACCATCTGGAGACGCTAACCTCCGGCGAGATCTACATTGACAAGATGCTGGTGACCGATCCGAAGGTCAACATCAACACCGTCCGTGCGGAAGTCGGCATGGTGTTTCAGCAGTTCAACCTGTTCCCGCACATGACTGCGCTGGAAAACATCAGCCTGGCGCAGCGTGTGGTGCGCCAACGCTCTCAGACCGAGGCAGAAAAGGTCGCGCGTGATCTGCTGGACAAAGTAGGCATTCCTGAGAAGGCCGACAGCTACCCCAGCCAACTTTCCGGCGGACAGCAGCAGCGCGTCGCCATTGCCCGTGCCCTCGCCATGAACCCCAAGATCATGCTGTTCGACGAGCCAACCTCCGCGCTCGACCCGGAGATGATCACCGAAGTCCTGGACGTGATGCAGGACCTGGCCCGTGATGGCATGACCATGCTCGTGGTATCGCATGAGATGGGCTTTGCCCGCGCCGCCGCCACGCGCATTCTCTTCATGGACGCCGGTCAACTGCTGGAAGACACCACGCCCGAATTACTCTACAGCAACCCACAGCACGAGCGCACCAAGCAGTTCCTGAGCAAAATTCTCCACTAA
- a CDS encoding amino acid ABC transporter permease, which yields MSATAPSLGPGPRAVDTRGRLAGIDRWWLLVLAVLALIVFMIVFVAKPYAEIWSFIQDGIAVTLRISITSFFTILVVGMLGGLGRISGNRIVRGVSSLYVEVVRGIPLLVWLLYIWFALPQVLQVLGKALQPIIPAAGNFISTLRIDPFVAAVIGFTVCYGAYMTEIFRAGIESISKGQMEAARSLGMSYAQAMRYIILPQAIRVILPPVGNEFVTLLKDSSLVSVLAVSDLTRRGREYVSRSFLSFETFTMIALIYLLMTLIFTRLARWLEQRLTVGHR from the coding sequence ATGAGTGCAACCGCTCCCTCGTTGGGACCTGGCCCGCGTGCCGTTGATACACGGGGTCGCCTGGCGGGCATTGACCGCTGGTGGCTGCTGGTGCTGGCGGTACTGGCCCTGATCGTCTTCATGATCGTCTTCGTGGCCAAGCCCTACGCCGAAATCTGGAGTTTCATTCAAGACGGCATCGCCGTCACGCTGCGCATCTCGATTACATCCTTCTTCACAATTCTCGTCGTCGGCATGTTGGGCGGCCTGGGGCGCATCTCCGGCAATCGCATCGTGCGCGGCGTCTCCTCGTTGTATGTCGAAGTGGTGCGCGGCATCCCTCTCCTGGTGTGGTTGCTCTACATCTGGTTTGCCCTGCCGCAAGTGCTGCAGGTGCTGGGTAAAGCGTTGCAGCCGATCATTCCGGCCGCCGGCAATTTCATCAGCACCTTGCGCATAGACCCCTTCGTCGCGGCCGTGATTGGCTTCACCGTCTGCTATGGCGCCTACATGACCGAGATCTTCCGCGCCGGCATCGAGTCCATTTCCAAGGGGCAGATGGAAGCCGCACGCTCGTTAGGTATGAGCTACGCCCAGGCCATGCGCTACATTATCTTGCCGCAGGCCATCCGTGTCATCCTGCCGCCGGTGGGCAACGAATTTGTGACGCTGCTCAAGGACTCGTCGCTGGTGTCGGTGTTGGCCGTCTCGGACCTGACCCGCCGCGGGCGCGAGTATGTCTCGCGCTCCTTCCTGAGCTTCGAGACCTTCACCATGATTGCGCTGATCTATCTGTTGATGACCTTGATCTTTACGCGTCTGGCGCGCTGGCTCGAGCAACGCTTGACTGTTGGGCACCGCTAA
- the tpx gene encoding thiol peroxidase has translation MLQERFGDVTFKGKPLTVFGVALLPGDMATEVTLNDKGFDGRKPLLASTAGKIRLINVVPSLNTGICDAQTRRFNQEASTFGDKVVVVTVSVDLSFAQVEWCAAKGVDRVLMFSDHYDMAFGDAYGTHIKELRIEQRAIFVVDEEDVVRYVEYVPEISQHPAYEAALAAVRELM, from the coding sequence ATGCTGCAAGAACGTTTTGGTGATGTCACCTTCAAAGGCAAACCGCTGACCGTCTTCGGTGTGGCCCTGCTGCCCGGCGACATGGCCACCGAGGTGACTCTCAACGACAAGGGCTTCGACGGACGCAAGCCGCTGTTGGCCTCCACCGCAGGCAAAATCCGCCTGATCAACGTCGTGCCCTCCCTGAACACCGGCATCTGCGATGCGCAGACGCGGCGCTTCAACCAGGAAGCATCCACCTTCGGTGACAAGGTCGTGGTGGTCACGGTCAGCGTTGATTTGTCATTTGCACAGGTGGAATGGTGCGCCGCCAAAGGCGTGGATCGGGTGCTGATGTTCTCCGATCACTATGACATGGCCTTTGGCGACGCCTATGGTACGCACATCAAAGAGCTACGCATCGAGCAGCGCGCCATCTTCGTGGTAGATGAGGAGGATGTTGTGCGTTATGTCGAATACGTGCCGGAGATCTCCCAGCATCCCGCTTACGAGGCGGCGCTGGCGGCTGTGCGCGAGTTGATGTAG
- a CDS encoding ABC transporter permease, with protein sequence MSIPTVTQQILARPPRSPWQDALYTLLRTKSAILGMVILGVLILTAIFAPLIAPYDPDQVLIGIENIKMRSGPCIHLLGCAPETPQHILGVDGNVRDLFSRMVFGARVSLLIGLSTVGFAIIIGTLLGAIAGYAGGWADNLIMRLMDVLLAFPALLLAIAIVTVLGEGLTNALLAIGIVSIPTYARVSRASVLAIKELDFVNATRSVGATPNRILFRSILPHVLTPLIVQGTLGIATAILDAAALSFLGLGAQPPMAEWGSMLGAERNQVFTSPHLVFFPGLAIMLTVLGFNLLGDGLRDALDPRLHKA encoded by the coding sequence ATGAGCATACCTACCGTCACCCAACAAATACTGGCTCGTCCACCCCGCAGCCCCTGGCAGGACGCTCTCTATACCCTCCTACGCACCAAGTCGGCCATCCTGGGCATGGTCATCTTAGGCGTCTTGATTCTGACGGCCATTTTTGCCCCGCTCATTGCGCCCTATGACCCTGACCAGGTTCTGATTGGCATCGAGAACATCAAGATGCGCTCGGGCCCGTGTATTCACCTCCTGGGATGTGCGCCCGAAACTCCGCAGCACATCCTGGGCGTGGATGGCAACGTGCGTGACCTGTTTAGCCGCATGGTCTTTGGCGCGCGTGTCTCGTTGCTGATCGGTCTGAGCACTGTCGGCTTCGCCATCATCATCGGCACCCTCCTGGGCGCCATCGCCGGCTATGCCGGCGGCTGGGCCGACAACCTCATCATGCGCTTGATGGACGTGCTGTTGGCCTTCCCCGCCCTGCTCCTGGCGATTGCCATCGTCACGGTGCTGGGTGAGGGGCTGACCAACGCGCTGCTTGCCATCGGCATCGTTTCCATTCCCACCTACGCGCGCGTCAGCCGGGCCAGTGTCCTGGCGATCAAGGAGCTTGATTTCGTCAACGCCACGCGTTCCGTCGGCGCCACGCCCAACCGCATCCTGTTTCGCAGCATTCTGCCCCACGTCCTCACCCCGCTCATCGTCCAGGGCACCCTGGGCATTGCCACGGCCATCCTCGATGCCGCAGCGCTCTCGTTTCTCGGCTTGGGCGCGCAGCCGCCGATGGCGGAGTGGGGTTCGATGTTAGGCGCCGAACGCAACCAGGTCTTTACCTCGCCGCACCTGGTCTTCTTCCCTGGCCTGGCGATCATGCTGACCGTGCTCGGCTTCAACCTGCTCGGTGATGGCTTACGCGACGCACTTGACCCGCGCCTGCACAAGGCGTAG
- a CDS encoding ABC transporter permease, translating to MFRYITQRLVASIPVLVGILFVTFTLARVLPGDPCRAALGERATDELCDAYIKRFGLDRPIISQFGIYMNDMAHGNFGRSFRYGRPVLDLMIERLPVTLELTLAALTLSSILGVLAGVLSAYRRNSPIDVGTMLMANVGVSMPVFWLGLMLAYVFALLLKDTPFWLAPSGRNTPGLTIPSLVEAWNVSATQGTGYSILMFLSNLHLFNAFVTGNWAFFWDTIKHLILPAAALCTIPMSIIARMTRSSLLEVLGQDYIRTARAKGLRDVVVVYRHAMRNALLPVVTVIGLSLGSLLGGAVLTETIFNFAGMGRLLFDAIQARDYTIVQSVTLVVAVVFVVVNLIVDLTYAFLDPRIRLS from the coding sequence ATGTTTCGTTACATAACCCAACGCCTCGTGGCCTCTATTCCGGTCCTGGTCGGTATTCTCTTTGTCACCTTCACCCTGGCCCGTGTTTTGCCAGGCGACCCTTGCCGGGCCGCGTTGGGCGAGCGCGCCACCGACGAGCTGTGCGATGCCTACATCAAGCGCTTCGGCCTCGACCGGCCGATCATTTCGCAGTTTGGCATCTACATGAACGACATGGCGCATGGCAATTTTGGCCGCTCCTTCCGCTACGGCCGCCCGGTGCTGGATTTGATGATCGAACGTCTGCCGGTGACATTGGAATTGACCCTGGCCGCGTTGACCCTCTCCTCTATCTTGGGTGTCCTGGCCGGCGTACTCTCAGCGTACCGGCGCAATTCGCCGATTGATGTGGGCACCATGCTCATGGCCAACGTGGGCGTTTCGATGCCGGTCTTCTGGTTGGGCTTGATGCTGGCCTATGTCTTTGCCTTACTGCTCAAAGATACTCCCTTCTGGCTGGCCCCATCCGGGCGCAATACGCCGGGCCTGACCATCCCTTCCCTGGTCGAAGCCTGGAATGTCTCGGCTACGCAAGGCACAGGCTATTCGATCCTGATGTTCTTATCCAATCTGCATCTCTTCAATGCATTCGTCACCGGCAACTGGGCATTTTTCTGGGACACGATCAAACATCTCATCTTGCCGGCCGCGGCGTTATGCACGATTCCCATGTCCATCATTGCGCGCATGACCCGCTCCAGTTTGTTGGAGGTTCTGGGCCAGGATTACATCCGCACGGCACGGGCCAAGGGCTTGCGCGATGTCGTCGTGGTCTACCGTCACGCCATGCGCAATGCCCTGCTGCCGGTTGTGACCGTCATCGGACTCTCGTTGGGTAGCCTGCTCGGCGGCGCTGTCTTGACGGAGACGATCTTCAATTTTGCCGGTATGGGGCGCCTGCTCTTCGACGCCATCCAGGCCCGTGATTACACCATCGTGCAATCGGTAACGCTGGTGGTGGCCGTTGTCTTTGTGGTGGTCAACCTGATTGTAGATTTGACCTACGCCTTCCTGGATCCCCGTATCCGCCTCAGTTAG
- a CDS encoding basic amino acid ABC transporter substrate-binding protein: MSLVVIILATMLAACSSAGTAAPTAAPETRPFVIASDASFPPMEYVDESKAIVGFDVDMMNAIAAAMAFKVEYKNTAWDGIFAGLEGAAYDAILSAVTITDERKEKYDFSDPYVNAGQIVVVRAEETAITGDKSLSGKVVGAQIGTTGAFAVQKIAGATLKEYDSIDLALLDLLNKNVDAVVVDTPVAANYVLASENFKGKLKTVGASFTEEYYGVVARKGDPTGFLPKFNEGLKKIKADGTYDKIYAKWIGASPAK, encoded by the coding sequence CTGTCGCTTGTGGTCATCATCCTCGCAACCATGCTGGCAGCCTGCAGCAGCGCCGGAACTGCTGCCCCAACGGCTGCGCCGGAGACGAGGCCATTTGTCATTGCGAGCGACGCCTCCTTCCCGCCGATGGAGTACGTGGACGAGAGCAAGGCCATCGTCGGCTTCGATGTGGACATGATGAACGCCATTGCCGCGGCGATGGCGTTCAAGGTGGAGTATAAGAACACCGCGTGGGACGGCATCTTCGCCGGGCTGGAAGGGGCGGCGTATGACGCCATTCTGTCGGCCGTCACCATCACGGACGAGCGCAAGGAGAAGTACGACTTCAGCGATCCATACGTCAACGCCGGCCAGATCGTGGTCGTGCGCGCCGAGGAAACCGCCATCACCGGCGACAAGTCGTTGAGCGGCAAGGTGGTCGGCGCGCAGATTGGCACGACCGGCGCCTTTGCCGTGCAAAAGATCGCGGGCGCCACGCTCAAGGAGTACGACTCGATTGACCTGGCCCTGCTCGATCTGCTCAACAAGAACGTGGATGCCGTAGTGGTTGACACGCCGGTGGCGGCCAACTATGTCCTGGCGTCTGAAAACTTCAAGGGCAAGCTCAAGACCGTGGGCGCCTCGTTTACCGAGGAGTACTACGGCGTAGTGGCGCGCAAGGGTGACCCGACCGGCTTCCTGCCCAAGTTCAACGAGGGCTTGAAGAAGATCAAGGCCGATGGCACCTATGACAAAATCTATGCCAAGTGGATTGGCGCCAGCCCGGCGAAGTAG
- a CDS encoding peptide ABC transporter substrate-binding protein — protein MRTVSTVRTISLLVIVMLLATLLAACGGAATPTKAPEPTKAPVPTAVPVELMKVSAADCAYGGAFKSIEALDANTVKFTLCAPDVAFPSKVAFSAFAIHSSDYLEKTGGTGDLLDKPVGTGPYMLDKWQKGDSVIMKANPNYWGDKAQSPTLVFRWQKEAAARLLELQSGTTDGIDNPGPDDFKVIEGDSALKLYPREALNVFYLGFSNLVKPFDNEMVRQAIAMGIDRQRIVDNFYPVGSVVASHFTPCAIPGGCDGEEWYKFDAAAAKKMLADAGFPNGFETELSFRDVVRGYLPQPALVAQDLQAQLKANLGVTVKINVMESGAFLDTAKTGTLPMYLLGWGADYPDQTNFLDYHFGKGASQQFGTGFTDVHDALSRAASLSDQAERNKIYADANGLIKKHVPMIPVAHGGSGTAFRADVTGAHSSPLGNEHFASMKAGSREQLVWMQNAEPISLYCADEEDGESLRVCEQMTESLLAYKVGGTAVEPSLAEKYEANADLTEWTFHLRQGVKFHDGSAFDANDVVASYAVQWDAANPLHKGRTGTFTYFNSLFGAFLNAPK, from the coding sequence ATGCGTACAGTGAGTACAGTAAGAACGATTAGTCTGTTGGTTATCGTGATGCTGCTGGCGACCCTGTTGGCCGCCTGTGGCGGCGCTGCCACCCCCACCAAGGCGCCTGAGCCGACCAAAGCCCCCGTACCGACCGCTGTCCCCGTGGAGCTGATGAAGGTATCAGCCGCGGACTGCGCCTATGGCGGCGCGTTCAAGAGCATCGAGGCGCTGGACGCCAACACCGTCAAGTTCACCCTGTGCGCGCCTGACGTGGCGTTCCCCTCCAAGGTTGCCTTCAGCGCGTTTGCCATCCATTCTTCGGATTACCTGGAGAAGACCGGCGGCACCGGCGATCTGCTGGACAAGCCGGTTGGCACCGGCCCCTATATGCTGGACAAGTGGCAGAAGGGCGACAGCGTCATCATGAAGGCCAACCCCAACTACTGGGGCGACAAGGCGCAGTCACCGACGCTGGTGTTCCGCTGGCAGAAGGAAGCGGCCGCCCGTTTGCTGGAGCTGCAGTCCGGCACCACCGACGGCATTGACAACCCTGGCCCGGACGATTTCAAGGTAATCGAGGGCGACAGCGCACTCAAGCTCTACCCACGCGAAGCCTTGAACGTCTTCTATCTCGGTTTCAGCAACCTGGTCAAGCCGTTCGACAATGAAATGGTGCGCCAGGCCATCGCGATGGGCATTGACCGCCAGCGCATCGTGGACAACTTCTATCCGGTGGGATCGGTTGTCGCCAGCCACTTCACGCCGTGCGCCATCCCTGGTGGCTGCGATGGCGAGGAGTGGTACAAGTTCGATGCCGCCGCGGCCAAGAAGATGTTGGCCGATGCCGGCTTCCCCAACGGCTTCGAGACCGAACTGTCCTTCCGCGATGTCGTGCGCGGCTATCTGCCGCAGCCGGCGCTCGTGGCCCAGGACCTCCAGGCGCAGTTGAAGGCTAATCTCGGCGTCACGGTCAAGATCAACGTCATGGAGTCCGGCGCTTTCCTCGACACGGCCAAGACCGGAACCCTGCCGATGTATCTGCTGGGTTGGGGCGCTGACTACCCCGATCAGACCAACTTCCTGGACTATCACTTTGGCAAGGGCGCCAGCCAGCAGTTCGGCACTGGTTTCACCGATGTCCATGACGCCCTCAGCCGTGCGGCATCGCTGTCCGACCAGGCGGAGCGCAACAAGATCTACGCCGATGCCAATGGCCTGATCAAGAAGCACGTTCCCATGATCCCGGTCGCCCATGGCGGCTCGGGCACCGCGTTCCGCGCAGACGTGACCGGCGCCCATTCCAGCCCGCTGGGCAATGAGCACTTCGCCAGCATGAAGGCCGGCAGCCGTGAGCAGTTGGTGTGGATGCAGAACGCAGAACCGATCAGCCTCTACTGCGCCGATGAAGAAGATGGCGAGTCGCTGCGCGTGTGCGAGCAGATGACCGAATCGCTGTTGGCGTACAAGGTCGGCGGCACGGCCGTGGAGCCGTCGTTGGCCGAGAAGTACGAAGCCAATGCGGACCTGACCGAGTGGACCTTCCACCTGCGCCAGGGCGTCAAGTTCCATGACGGCAGCGCCTTCGACGCCAACGACGTGGTGGCGAGCTATGCCGTGCAGTGGGACGCCGCCAATCCGCTGCACAAGGGCCGCACAGGCACCTTCACCTACTTCAATTCGCTGTTCGGCGCCTTCCTCAACGCGCCGAAGTAA
- a CDS encoding ABC transporter ATP-binding protein — protein MSDPILVLQDLHTYYGQIHALKGISMTVNKGEIVTLIGANGAGKTTTLRAISGLVRPRHGDVKLNGSSLAAVPPHKIVATGISHVPEGRGIFPKLTVRENLEMGAFLLNDLKEIKRRLDHVFVSFPRLRERINQKGGTLSGGEQQMLAIGRGLMGNPHILLLDEPSMGLAPILVEEIFRIIVEINGLGTSILLVEQNARMALSIAHRGYVMETGHIVLEGDADKLLHDPQVAQAYLGG, from the coding sequence ATGAGCGATCCTATTCTGGTGTTGCAAGACCTGCACACCTACTACGGCCAGATTCATGCCCTCAAAGGCATCTCGATGACCGTCAACAAGGGTGAGATCGTCACCCTGATCGGCGCCAACGGCGCGGGTAAGACCACCACCCTGCGCGCCATCTCCGGCCTGGTGCGCCCGCGTCACGGCGATGTCAAGCTGAACGGGAGTTCCCTGGCCGCCGTGCCGCCGCACAAAATTGTGGCGACCGGTATCAGTCATGTGCCGGAGGGCCGCGGCATCTTCCCCAAGCTGACGGTCAGGGAAAACCTGGAGATGGGCGCCTTCCTGCTCAACGATCTCAAGGAGATCAAGCGCCGGCTGGATCACGTCTTCGTCAGCTTCCCGCGGCTGCGTGAGCGCATCAACCAGAAGGGCGGCACCCTTTCCGGCGGCGAACAGCAGATGTTGGCCATCGGCCGCGGCCTGATGGGCAATCCGCACATCCTGCTGCTGGACGAGCCTTCGATGGGGCTGGCTCCCATCCTGGTTGAGGAGATTTTCCGCATCATCGTGGAAATCAACGGTCTAGGTACCAGCATCTTGTTGGTGGAACAGAACGCACGCATGGCGCTTTCCATTGCGCATCGCGGGTACGTGATGGAAACGGGCCATATCGTGCTGGAAGGGGACGCCGATAAGCTGTTACACGACCCCCAGGTTGCCCAGGCTTACCTGGGCGGATGA
- a CDS encoding ABC transporter ATP-binding protein yields MALLEAQHITKRFGGLVAVDGVDFKIEQGAIASIIGPNGAGKTTFFNIMTGIYKPDEGQFIFDGHALSGKRPDQITEIGICRTFQNIRLFHNMTVIENLLVGMHTRLRSTAFGAVLRSGSFKKQEAAATEKARDLLGFVGLKGVGDELAKNLPYGAQRRIEIARALAAEPKLILLDEPTAGMNPSESEAAMGLFRRLRDELGITVLLIEHDMRVVMGISEYITVLHYGQKIAEGDPGAVRKNPQVIEAYLGRQAQEELMNAVRPGTPAPAVGGAA; encoded by the coding sequence GTGGCCTTACTGGAAGCTCAACACATCACCAAGCGCTTTGGTGGCCTCGTGGCCGTGGATGGCGTGGATTTCAAGATCGAACAGGGCGCGATTGCCAGTATCATCGGCCCCAACGGAGCCGGCAAAACAACCTTTTTCAACATCATGACCGGTATCTACAAACCGGACGAAGGCCAGTTCATCTTCGACGGTCATGCCCTCAGCGGCAAGCGCCCCGATCAGATTACAGAAATCGGCATCTGCCGCACGTTTCAGAACATCCGCCTCTTTCACAACATGACGGTGATCGAGAATCTGCTGGTTGGCATGCACACCCGCCTGCGCAGCACAGCCTTCGGCGCCGTTTTGCGCAGTGGCTCATTCAAGAAACAGGAAGCCGCCGCCACCGAGAAGGCGCGAGACCTCCTGGGCTTCGTAGGTCTCAAAGGCGTTGGCGATGAACTGGCCAAGAATCTACCCTATGGCGCCCAACGCCGCATCGAGATTGCCCGGGCCCTGGCCGCCGAGCCAAAGCTGATCCTGTTGGACGAACCAACGGCCGGCATGAACCCCAGTGAGTCAGAGGCGGCCATGGGCCTCTTTCGGCGCCTGCGCGATGAACTGGGCATCACCGTCCTCTTGATCGAGCATGATATGCGCGTCGTCATGGGCATTTCCGAATATATCACCGTGCTGCACTACGGACAGAAGATTGCCGAAGGCGACCCTGGCGCCGTGCGCAAGAACCCCCAGGTGATCGAAGCCTACCTGGGACGCCAGGCGCAGGAGGAATTGATGAACGCCGTGCGGCCTGGCACGCCTGCGCCCGCGGTCGGAGGTGCAGCATGA
- a CDS encoding branched-chain amino acid ABC transporter permease translates to MTNAQQTSPSPFAFLRRGPVALILTVVYIAVVTFFLLQNPRALLWRLLFMASVIFIFSLPNGQRTKLTLAGVLLFLLVPLVGSGNPFLLEIGFQVCVFAALALGLNIVVGFAGLLDLGYVAFYAVGAYSWAIFGSQQLWHLHEVAGTAATQTGFPLNGNLFWLFVFGGIGLAAIAGIMLGLPVLRLRGDYLAIVTLGFGEVIRVLANNLDKPINLTNGPQGITPVQRPPLPEFFLNGPISHLLSGLVGREVTRGDMYSLFFYFLAVVVLIIVIIVARRLEDSKLGRAWTAVREDEIAAIAMGIPLTRTKLTAFATGAAFAGAMGVIYAANRTFVSPETFSLLQSITILVMVILGGLGSIPGVVLGASLVVLLNIDFLQTLSLELSRLRQGAGVIPLIGLPWAQLPSQLDPARYQKLVFGIILILMMIFRPAGILPSKRRSMELKEHGDGDAGPVLDLDESAPLADAAA, encoded by the coding sequence ATGACAAACGCACAGCAAACGTCACCGTCGCCCTTCGCCTTTCTGAGACGCGGTCCCGTGGCGTTGATCCTGACGGTCGTCTACATTGCCGTGGTCACATTCTTCCTCCTGCAAAACCCGCGTGCGCTCCTCTGGCGCCTGCTCTTCATGGCGTCTGTGATCTTCATCTTCTCCCTGCCCAACGGTCAGCGCACCAAGCTCACATTGGCGGGCGTTCTGCTCTTTCTGCTCGTACCCCTGGTGGGATCGGGTAACCCCTTCCTGCTTGAAATTGGCTTTCAGGTCTGCGTGTTTGCCGCCCTGGCCCTGGGCCTCAACATCGTGGTGGGCTTTGCCGGCCTGCTCGACCTGGGGTATGTCGCGTTCTATGCGGTCGGCGCCTATTCCTGGGCCATTTTCGGCTCGCAGCAGCTCTGGCACCTCCACGAGGTGGCCGGCACGGCCGCCACCCAGACCGGTTTCCCGCTGAACGGTAATCTGTTCTGGCTCTTTGTCTTCGGCGGCATTGGCCTGGCCGCCATAGCCGGCATCATGCTCGGTCTGCCGGTGCTGCGCCTGCGCGGCGATTACCTTGCCATCGTGACCCTCGGCTTCGGTGAAGTGATTCGCGTCCTGGCCAATAACCTGGACAAACCGATCAATCTGACCAATGGCCCGCAAGGCATCACCCCGGTGCAACGCCCACCGCTGCCCGAATTCTTCTTGAATGGCCCGATCAGCCACCTCCTGTCTGGTCTGGTGGGGCGCGAGGTGACACGCGGGGACATGTACAGCCTGTTCTTCTATTTCCTGGCCGTGGTCGTCCTGATCATCGTCATCATCGTGGCCCGCCGCCTGGAAGATTCTAAACTTGGCCGCGCGTGGACGGCCGTGCGTGAGGATGAAATCGCTGCCATCGCCATGGGCATCCCGCTGACCCGCACCAAGCTGACCGCCTTCGCCACCGGCGCCGCGTTTGCCGGCGCCATGGGCGTGATCTACGCGGCCAATCGCACATTCGTCAGCCCGGAAACCTTCTCCCTGCTGCAATCCATCACCATCCTGGTCATGGTCATCCTGGGCGGCCTGGGCAGTATTCCGGGCGTGGTGCTCGGCGCGTCCCTGGTCGTGCTGCTCAACATTGATTTTCTACAGACGCTGTCCCTGGAACTAAGCCGTCTGCGCCAGGGCGCCGGCGTCATTCCGCTGATTGGCCTGCCCTGGGCGCAGTTGCCGAGTCAACTCGATCCGGCACGCTACCAGAAGCTGGTCTTTGGCATCATCCTCATCTTGATGATGATCTTCCGCCCCGCCGGCATCCTGCCATCGAAGCGCCGCAGCATGGAGCTGAAGGAGCATGGAGACGGCGACGCAGGCCCGGTGTTGGACCTGGATGAATCGGCCCCACTGGCAGACGCAGCCGCGTAA
- a CDS encoding branched-chain amino acid ABC transporter permease encodes MLQLTLLILPQVILDGVVLGFVYATIALGYTMVYGVLEFINFAHGEIFMFGAFAGVEFLLFLKGRGALQGAPVLTSYAFVIVAIVLGMVIAGLLAVSIERVAYRPLRNAPRLVPLISAIGVSFFLQDAMRFIQSITSGQFYRSFPTFGNFDTRIKLFSVPLGERAIIMDVQIKSVIVIVVALLMLIGLNYLVNATKVGKAIRAVAQDQRTASLMGINVNAIIALTFLIGGALGGAAGVLFALKFTRIDPFVGFFPGLKAFTAAVLGGIGNITGAMLGGIVLGMLESVSASYLSIFTKGAFGAEYKDIVAFGILIIILIFRPSGLLGEQVAQKA; translated from the coding sequence ATCCTGCAGCTCACTCTCTTGATTCTTCCCCAAGTCATCCTGGATGGCGTCGTGCTCGGCTTTGTGTACGCCACCATTGCCCTGGGTTACACGATGGTGTACGGTGTTCTCGAATTCATCAACTTTGCACACGGCGAAATTTTTATGTTCGGCGCCTTTGCAGGGGTGGAATTTTTATTGTTTCTCAAGGGCCGTGGCGCCTTACAGGGTGCTCCCGTGCTGACCAGCTACGCCTTTGTCATTGTGGCCATCGTGCTGGGCATGGTGATAGCCGGGCTGCTGGCGGTGAGTATCGAGCGTGTGGCCTACCGACCGCTGCGCAACGCCCCGCGCCTGGTGCCGCTCATTTCGGCCATCGGTGTCAGTTTCTTCCTGCAGGACGCCATGCGCTTCATCCAAAGCATCACCAGTGGTCAGTTCTATCGCTCGTTTCCCACCTTTGGCAATTTCGACACGCGTATCAAGCTGTTTTCGGTGCCCCTGGGTGAGCGCGCCATCATCATGGACGTGCAGATCAAATCGGTCATTGTGATCGTTGTGGCGCTGCTGATGCTGATTGGCCTCAATTACCTGGTCAACGCGACCAAGGTGGGCAAGGCCATCCGCGCGGTGGCGCAAGATCAGCGCACGGCCAGCCTGATGGGCATCAACGTCAACGCCATCATCGCCTTGACCTTTCTCATCGGCGGTGCGTTGGGCGGAGCCGCGGGCGTGCTCTTTGCTCTCAAGTTTACGCGTATTGATCCTTTCGTCGGCTTCTTCCCCGGTCTCAAGGCCTTCACGGCCGCAGTGCTCGGCGGCATCGGCAACATCACCGGCGCCATGCTCGGCGGTATCGTGCTCGGCATGCTCGAATCGGTCAGCGCTTCGTACCTTTCTATCTTCACCAAGGGCGCGTTTGGCGCTGAGTATAAAGACATTGTCGCCTTCGGCATTCTCATTATCATTCTCATCTTCCGGCCCTCCGGCCTCCTGGGTGAGCAAGTGGCGCAGAAGGCCTGA